One region of Drosophila subobscura isolate 14011-0131.10 chromosome J, UCBerk_Dsub_1.0, whole genome shotgun sequence genomic DNA includes:
- the LOC117893318 gene encoding uncharacterized protein LOC117893318 yields MATLRPQHAHFANSQKMDVLSHYSSPVVEFVATQPLEKQHALVDNCTGTDPPPPSADASTATQEQQHAATQTEQRVASSENVEYDERALAKWLRHICPMVEQELMNPTPLMDEQTISQTALEEEQKVYTYQKIALGGMENSQGLAIWLCVHTNNAPVLVVTTVAPHDDWCEHVDQQLKLFVPQRMSHGNFVIYTEVKTLPLKSCLRSLCTNPFNKTIFAGSTMDGELFVWLYEQSRGGSGDANVDIQQLYSVSSAQGAAVALDWVTETLLLACYANGSVRQWDLSKQMTLDWEYSLPATVTSELTAMVALGLDDFVVGTNDGGIYRCWSTARQAATTKKQLQLLPLRRHRFMVSTLLKTEMGGQQFILSCDLSGQAFYHDMRHADEDMAQLIVQIPLPFKNVVACSRDGNIIYCPASDGALEYYRVSDGAHAYVKGALRGKGSLIRSSDNGCWLITGLYGDEFQLFYVEH; encoded by the exons ATGGCAACGCTGCGGCCACAACACGCGCACTTTGCAAATTCACAGAAAATGGATGTACTCTCGCACTATAGTTCGCCCGTGGTCGAATTTGTGGCCACACAGCCTCTGGAAAAACAGCACGCACTGGTGGACAACTGCACGGGCACAGATCCGCCGCCACCAAGTGCTGATGCCAGCACTGCGacacaggaacagcagcatGCGGCCACTCAAACAGAACAACGCGTGGCCAGCAGCGAAAACGTCGAATACGATGAGCGGGCGCTGGCCAAGTGGCTGCGCCATATATGTCCCatggtggagcaggagctgatgAACCCCACGCCCCTGATGGATGAGCAGACGATTAGCCAGACAGCGCTGGAGGAAGAGCAGAAGGTGTACACTTACCAGAAGATTGCCCTGGGCGGCATGGAGAACTCGCAGGGGCTGGCGATTTGGCTGTGTGTCCACACAAACAATGCGCCCGTGCTGGTGGTCACAACGGTGGCACCCCACGACGACTGGTGCGAGCATGTGgaccagcagctgaagctATTCGTGCCACAGCGAATGTCCCATGGCAACTTTGTGATCTACACGGAGGTCAAGACACTGCCGTTGAAGTCCTGCCTGCGCAGCCTTTGCACGAATCCCTTCAACAAGACCATCTTCGCGGGATCCACCATGGATGGGGAGCTGTTTGTCTGGCTGTACGAGCAGTCTCGTGGTGGCAGCGGTGACGCCAATGTGGACATCCAGCAGCTGTACAGCGTATCCTCCGCGCAGGGTGCAGCCGTCGCCTTGGACTGGGTCACGGAAACGCTTCTGCTCGCCTGCTATGCCAACGGATCCGTTCGCCAGTGGGACCTCAGCAAGCAGATGACCCTGGACTGGGA ATACTCTCTGCCCGCCACTGTTACCTCGGAGCTGACGGCCATGGTGGCTCTGGGACTGGATGACTTTGTTGTGGGCACCAACGATGGCGGCATCTACCGCTGCTGGAGCACTGCTCGCCAGGctgcaaccacaaaaaaacagctgcagcttctgcctTTACGTCGACATCGGTTCATGGTCTCAACGCTGCTAAAGACGGAAATGGGAGGCCAGCAATTCATTCTCAGCTGTGACCTCAGCGGACAGGCGTTCTACCATGACATGCGACATGCAGACGAG GACATGGCTCAGTTGATTGTGCAGATACCATTGCCCTTCAAAAACGTCGTCGCCTGCAGCCGGGATGGGAACATCATCTACTGCCCCGCCAGCGATGGGGCTCTGGAATACTACAGGGTCAGCGATGGTGCGCATGCGTATGTCAAGGGCGCATTGCGTGGCAAAGGAAGCCTAATCCGGAGCAGCGACAATGG CTGCTGGTTGATCACGGGCCTCTACGGCGACGAGTTTCAGTTATTCTACGTGGAGCATTGA
- the LOC117894276 gene encoding uncharacterized protein LOC117894276, translated as MQKYFALLAFAALLLASVSAQKCNECQSSNDAKCVSQTKYQNCMNNVAIGAEASCPTGTVCSNTADVCVKSESVDGTTILDVCGSGSGSSAGNGENCAVCLGSSKFACVSKTEFARCVDQKVSTTAFSCATDETCVTEALALYGNLCVPSCAFAFIGLTADNITCTNTVYTPPTAPAVPTQDELKLACSDAGASNTNPFFDLDNAADTTCSSYIYCEKLSTSSWLAILYSCKSPTPYYSQVDNKCIATKPTRCTTSST; from the exons atgcaaaagtacTTCGCACTCTTGGCCTTTGCTGCCCTGCTTCTGGCTTCCGTGTCGGCACAGAAGTGTAACGAGTGCCAGAGCAGCAACGATGCCAAATGTGTGAGCCAGACTAAATACCAGAATTGCATGA ACAATGTTGCAATTGGGGCGGAGGCATCATGTCCCACTGGTACCGTTTGCAGCAACACTGCCGATGTCTGCGTGAAGAGTGAGTCTGTGGATGGGACTACAATTCTGGACGTATGTGGCTCAGGAAGTGGATCCAGCGCCGGAAACGGTGAAAACTGTGCTGTCtgcttgggcagcagcaagtTCGCTTGTGTCAGCAAGACGGAGTTTGCCCGATGTGTTGACCAAAAGGTTTCCACAACAGCGTTCTCATGTGCCACGGATGAGACATGTGTGACAGAGGCCCTCGCCTTGTATGGCAACCTCTGTGTTCCTAGCTGTGCCTTCGCTTTTATCGGA TTGACTGCGGATAATATCACTTGCACCAACACAGTTTATACGCCACCGACCGCACCAGCTGTTCCTACGCAAGATGAGTTGAAGCTAGCCTGCTCAGATGCTGGAGCTTCAAATACGAATCCATTCTTCGACTTAGACAATGCCGCCGACACCACATGCAGCAGTTATATTTACTGCGAGAAACTTTCTACTTCGAGTTGGCTTGCCATCTTATACAGTTGCAAGTCTCCCACTCCATACTACAGCCAGGTGGATAATAAGTGCATCGCAACCAAACCTACCAGGTGTACTACGAGTAGTACATAG
- the LOC117893315 gene encoding H(+)/Cl(-) exchange transporter 5 has protein sequence MEKFPLKGSREAAAEGNSYITAYQTVMKKSNGHTSAAGAEGEGDANYHDHPLATHSKLTTSLTAPATDDEDMIDITPRSSPGDVIGGGGGSSSGGYHRETATESDTERDFAHAGNHHNQRTMHHHHHQHVPTHSAFGDPMDGALSFYGSSEVQDDIPGIGQYEDFHTIDWQRDIARDRMRHRYIVKKRQDSVWDLIKGSIDAGSGWLCVLLVGIAAGCVAGMVDIGASWMSDLKHGICPPAFWFNREQCCYPAKQSVFEEGNCSTWKTWPEIFGLSRNGTGPYIISYIWYVLWALLFASLSASLVRMFAPYACGSGIPEIKTILSGFIIRGYLGKWTLLIKSVGLMLSVSAGLTLGKEGPMVHIASCIGNIFSHVFPKYGRNEAKKREILSAAAAAGVSVAFGAPIGGVLFSLEEVSYYFPLKTLWRSFFCALIAAFVLRSLTPFGNEHSVLFFVEYNKPWIFFELIPFVFLGIMGGVIGTFFIKANLWWCRYRKFSKLGQYPVMEVLFVTLVTGIICYPNPFTRMNMNELIFLLVSKCSPGDVTNPLCDYKRMNITMGNSVIEVTEPGPGIYSSIWLLMLTFILKLALTIFTFGMKVPAGLFIPSLLLGAIMGRIVGIGVEQFAYSYPNIWFFTGECADSNLITPGLYAVVGAAAVLGGVTRMTVSLVVIMFELTGGVRYIVPLMAAAMASKWVGDALGRQGIYDAHIALNGYPFLDSKEEFAHTTLAADVMQPKRNETLNVITQDSMTVDDVENLLKETEHNGYPVVVSRENQYLVGFVLRRDLNLAIGNAKRLIEGISSSSIVLFTSTTPTQNLGPQPLKLKKILDMAPITVTDQTPMETVVDMFRKLGLRQTLVTHNGRLLGVITKKDVLRHVKQMDNEDPNTVLFN, from the exons ATGGAAAAGTTTCCGCTGAAGGGCAGCAGGGAGGCTGCGGCAGAGGGTAACAGCTACATAACCGCCTACCAGACGGTAATGAAAAAG TCAAACGGTCACACGAGCGCAGCCGGTGCGGAGGGCGAGGGCGATGCCAATTATCACGATCATCCGCTAGCGACTCACTCAAAACTAACCACCTCACTCACAGCGCCGGCCACAGACGACGAAGACATGATCGACATAACGCCGCGCTCCAGTCCTGGCGATGTCatcggcggcggaggcggcagcagcagcggtggctaCCATCGCGAGACTGCCACCGAGTCGGACACTGAGCGAGATTTCGCGCACGCAGGCAATCATCACAATCAGCGGACAatgcaccatcatcatcaccagcatGTGCCAACTCACAGTGCCTTCGGAGACCCCATGGACG GCGCACTATCGTTCTATGGCTCGTCGGAAGTACAAGATGATATACCTGGCATTGGGCAGTATGAGGATTTCCACACCATCGACTGGCAGCGGGACATTGCGCGAGATCGTATGCGGCATCGTTACATAGTCAAGAAGCGACAGGACTCTGTGTGGGATCTTATCAAG GGCTCCATTGATGCCGGCTCTGGATGGCTGTGCGTTCTGCTCGTTGGCATTGCGGCCGGCTGCGTAGCGGGCATGGTGGATATAGGCGCCAGCTGGATGTCAGATCTAAAGCATGGCATTTGTCCGCCCGCCTTTTGGTTCAATCGTGAACAATGCTGCTATCCGGCCAAGCAATCGGTGTTCGAGGAGGGCAACTGTTCCACG TGGAAAACCTGGCCGGAGATCTTTGGACTGAGCCGCAATGGCACGGGGCCGTATATAATCTCGTACATCTGGTACGTGCTGTGGGCGTTGCTGTTTGCCTCGCTCAGCGCTTCGCTGGTGCGAATGTTTGCCCCATACGCCTGTGGCTCGGGTATTCCGGAGATTAAGACGATTCTCTCTGGCTTCATCATACGCGGCTATCTGGGCAAATGGACGCTGCTGATCAAATCGGTGGGCCTGATGCTGTCGGTGTCCGCTGGCCTGACCCTGGGCAAGGAGGGACCCATGGTCCACATCGCCAGCTGCATCGGTAACATATTCTCGCATGTGTTTCCCAAGTACGGACGGAACGAGGCCAAAAAGCGTGAAATACTCtccgcagcagctgcggcgggGGTCTCTGTGGCTTTCGGGGCACCGATTGGAGGAGTTCTGTTCTCGCTGGAGGAGGTGTCCTACTACTTCCCCTTGAAGACACTGTGGCGTTCCTTCTTCTGTGCCCTGATTGCCGCCTTCGTGCTGCGTTCGCTGACTCCTTTCGGCAACGAGCATTCAGTTCTCTTCTTCGTGGAGTACAACAAGCCGTGGATCTTCTTCGAACTCATTCCCTTTGTGTTTCTGGGAATCATGGGA GGAGTGATTGGAACGTTCTTTATCAAGGCCAATTTGTGGTGGTGCCGCTACAGGAAGTTCAGCAAGCTGGGCCAGTATCCCGTCATGGAAGTGCTCTTTGTCACCCTGGTCACTGGCATCATCTGCTACCCGAATCCCTTCACCCGCATGAACATGAACGAGCTGATCTTTCTATTGGTTAGCAAATGCTCACCCGGCGATGTCACTAATCCCTTGTG CGACTACAAGCGAATGAACATTACAATGGGCAACAGTGTCATTGAGGTCACAGAGCCAGGTCCCGGCATCTATAGCTCCATTTGGCTGCTCATGCTCACCTTTATCCTGAAACTGGCCCTCACCATCTTTACATTCGGCATGAAAGTGCCTGCGGGTCTCTTTATACCgtccctgctgctgggcgccaTCATGGGCCGCATTGTGGGCATCGGCGTGGAGCAGTTTGCGTACAGCTATCCCAACATTTGGTTCTTCACGGGCGAGTGTGCGGACAGCAATCTCATAACACCCGGCCTGTATGCGGTAGTGGGCGCAGCAGCCGTCTTGGGCGGCGTCACACGCATGACTGTGTCCCTGGTGGTCATCATGTTCGAGTTGACGGGCGGCGTGCGGTATATTGTTCCGCTGATGGCAGCTGCCATGGCCTCCAAGTGGGTGGGCGATGCTTTGGGCAGACAGGGCATCTACGATGCGCACATTGCGCTCAACGGTTATCCGTTCCTGGACAGCAAAGAGGAGTTTGCGCACACCACACTGGCCGCAGACGTAATGCAGCCCAA ACGCAATGAAACTCTTAATGTCATCACACAAGACTCCATGACGGTGGACGATGTGGAGAACCTGCTGAAGGAGACCGAACACAATGGCTATCCAGTGGTGGTGTCCAGAGAGAATCAATATTTGgttggctttgttttgcgCAGAGATCTTAACTTGGCCATCG GTAATGCCAAACGTCTCATTGagggcatcagcagcagttccaTAGTATTATTCACCTCGACTACGCCAACCCAAAATCTGGGACCGCAACCTCTCAAGCTGAAAAAGATACTCGATATGGCGCCCATCACGGTGACGGACCAAACGCCAATGGAAACGGTAGTGGATATGTTCCGAAAGCTGGGACTGCGGCAGACCTTAGTCACGCACAATGG TCGCCTGCTCGGCGTCATTACCAAGAAGGATGTGCTGCGTCATGTGAAACAAATGGATAACGAAGACCCCAACACTGTGctcttcaattga
- the LOC117894275 gene encoding threonine aspartase 1: MAGFVAVHTGAGNCIDETKYQRVIKEACIRATDILRNGGSAVDACEAAIIRLENCGYTNAGYGSNLCMDGSVQCDAAIMNGSTLNFGACTNVSRVKNPIQLARQICEAQSNPQLLERIPPMVLAGTGAERYADEVGCSMVADSSLMISSKAKFQFNHYKSKYDLVVGSRNNKAASEEPVSVPEASNEVELAASLDTVGAVCVDGAGNTAAGCSSGGILLKVPGRVGQAATYGAGCWATDTDDLAIATCTTGNGEYLMKTLLAREICNGAFTSDCAVTSLHKTFTQKFLDSPLLPQQQDLYAGALTLLYYPKQSSGEVMWSHTTQSFCVGYMATTQKVPKFVHSPLPTYSVPGRSCVVNGHNFHLRI; encoded by the exons ATGGCCGGTTTCGTAGCTGTGCACACAG GGGCTGGAAACTGCATCGATGAGACGAAATACCAACGGGTGATTAAAGAGGCTTGTATCCGGGCCACGGACATCCTGAGGAATGGGGGATCCGCAGTGGATGCCTGCGAGGCTGCCATAATTCGCTTGGAGAACTGCGGTTACACGAACGCCGGCTACGGCTCCAATCTCTGTATGGACGGCTCTGTGCAGTGTGATGCTGCTATAATGAACGGGTCTACCCTGAACTTCGGAGCTTGCACAAATGTCAGCAGGGTGAAGAATCCCATTCAGCTGGCTCGACAGATTTGTGAGGCACAGTCGAATCCCCAGCTCCTGGAACGCATACCGCCCATGGTATTAGCTGGCACTGGAGCGGAGCGCTATGCCGACGAAGTGGGATGTTCAATGGTGGCTG ATAGTAGCTTAATGATCTCATCGAAAGCGAAGTTCCAGTTCAATCATTACAAGAGTAAATACGATCTGGTTGTgggcagcagaaacaacaaggCCGCCTCCGAGGAGCCTGTCTCTGTGCCCGAGGCGAGCAATGAAGTGGAACTCGCAGCATCGCTGGACACCGTGGGGGCTGTGTGCGTCGATGGCGCCGGCAACACTGCAGCGGGCTGCAGCTCCGGCGGAATACTGCTAAAAGTGCCAGGGCGGGTGGGCCAGGCGGCAACCTAtggcgctggctgctgggccACCGACACAGACGATCTGGCGATAGCGACCTGCACGACCGGCAACGGGGAGTACCTGATGAAGACGCTGCTGGCCAGAGAGATATGCAACGGGGCCTTCACCAGCGATTGCGCAGTGACGAGTCTGCACAAAACGTTCACGCAAAAGTTTCTCGActctccgctgctgccacagcagcaggatctCTATGCCGGCGCCTTGACATTGCTCTACTATCcgaagcagagcagcggcgaGGTGATGTGGAGCCATACGACGCAATCGTTTTGCGTTGGCTACATGGCGACAACGCAGAAAGTGCCAAAG TTTGTACATTCGCCACTGCCCACATACAGCGTCCCGGGCCGATCATGCGTCGTCAATGGccataatttccatttgcgCATTTAA
- the LOC117893317 gene encoding ATP synthase subunit beta, mitochondrial: MLKSPLELRCLHAARPLSDKDGKGKNDECDDPCEVENDKAGDACEETPPKMKNPCEQILKAQTGKSSEETCESEPPEKGKGDTGSGIKLEHKGREGYIHAVIGPVIDVYFPDEVPEVLNAMEVVDAPIGRLVLEVFHHLGNNIVRCVAMDATEGLKRGQKVIDTGYPIRVAVGKAVLGRILNVVGDPIDERGEIKSDYHSFIHNEAPLLTELSVKPEILVTGIKVIDLLAPYVKGGKIGLFGGAGVGKTVLIMELINNIAKSHGGYSVFVGAGERTREGNDLYHEMIETKVISLEDDSSKVVLVFGQMNEPPGARSRVVLTGLTIAEYFRDMDGQDVLLFIDNIFRFTQAGSEVSALLGRIPSAVGYQPTLGTDMGTMQERITSTRNGSITSVQAVYVPADDLSDPAPAATFSHLDATTVLSRPIAELGIYPAVDPLDSSSRILDPDVVGEEHYNVARAVQKTLQGYKSLQDIIAILGMDELSEEDKITVARARKIQRFLSQPFQVAEVFTGTPGKLVPIDKCVEGFKRLLNGEYDDIPEIAFYMVGDADEVLAKANKLAASMAGDIDPPPPPKAAKKEEPKKEATAKDAPKKEEKPKDAPKAEAKKGYAPKSKDPPPKGKGESPKDKK; this comes from the exons ATGTTGAAGTCTCCATTGGAGTTGCGTTGCCTTCATGCCGCTCGACCGCTCAGCGACAAAGATGGCAAGGGCAAGAATGATGAATGCGATGATCCGTGCGAAGTGGAAAATGACAAGGCAGGCGATGCCTGTGAGGAAACTCCACCCAAAATGAAGAATCCATGCGAGCAGATCTTGAAGGCACAAACCGGTAAATCTTCGGAAGAAACTTGCGAGTCAGAGCCACCTGAAAAAGGAAAGGGAGACACCGGCTCGGGCATTAAACTGGAGCACAAGGGTCGCGAGGGCTACATCCACGCTGTCATTGGACCCGTCATCGATGTATACTTTCCCGATGAGGTTCCCGAGGTGCTCAATGCCATGGAAGTGGTCGATGCACCCATTGGACGTTTGGTTCTGGAG GTCTTCCACCACCTGGGCAACAACATTGTACGCTGTGTGGCCATGGACGCCACCGAGGGCCTCAAGCGTGGCCAGAAAGTCATCGACACGGGCTATCCCATTCGCGTGGCAGTGGGCAAGGCCGTTCTGGGGCGCATCCTCAACGTGGTGGGCGATCCCATCGATGAGCGTGGAGAAATCAAGAGCGACTATCACTCGTTCATCCACAACGAGGCGCCCCTGCTCACAGAGCTGAGCGTGAAGCCAGAGATTCTGGTGACCGGAATCAAGGTGATTGATCTGCTGGCTCCCTACGTCAAGGGCGGCAAGATTGGCCTCTTTGGTGGAGCCGGAGTGGGCAAGACGGTGCTCATTATGGAGCTGATCAACAACATTGCCAAGTCCCACGGCGGCTACTCTGTGTTCGTGGGTGCCGGCGAGCGCACTCGCGAGGGCAACGATCTGTACCACGAGATGATCGAGACCAAGGTCATATCCCTCGAGGACGACTCCTCCAAGGTGGTCCTCGTCTTTGGCCAGATGAACGAGCCGCCCGGCGCTCGCTCCCGCGTGGTGCTGACTGGCCTCACCATTGCCGAGTATTTCCGGGACATGGACGGGCAGGATGTGCTGCTCTTCATTGACAACATCTTTCGCTTCACCCAGGCCGGGTCCGAGGTGTCGGCTCTGTTGGGTCGCATCCCATCTGCCGTGGGTTATCAGCCGACGCTCGGCACCGACATGGGCACCATGCAGGAGCGCATCACCAGCACCCGCAATGGATCCATTACCTCGGTGCAGGCTGTCTATGTGCCTGCAGACGACCTGAGCGATCCTGCACCGGCGGCTACCTTCTCCCACTTGGACGCCACCACTGTGCTCTCGCGTCCCATTGCCGAGCTGGGCATATATCCCGCTGTGGATCCCCTGGACTCGTCTTCCCGCATCCTCGATCCGGATGTGGTTGGGGAAGAGCACTACAACGTGGCTAGGGCTGTGCAGAAGACACTGCAGGGCTACAAGTCGCTGCAGGACATCATCGCCATTCTCGGCATGGACGAACTCTCCGAGGAGGACAAGATTACCGTGGCACGTGCCCGCAAGATCCAGCGCTTTCTCTCGCAGCCGTTCCAGGTGGCCGAGGTGTTCACCGGCACCCCGGGCAAACTGGTGCCCATCGATAAGTGCGTGGAGGGATTCAAGCGTCTGCTCAACGGCGAGTACGATGACATTCCAGAGATCGCCTTCTATATGGTCGGCGATGCGGATGAGGTGCTGGCGAAGGCAAATAAGTTGGCCGCTAGCATGGCAGGAGATATAGatccaccgccgccaccaaaGGCAGCCAAGAAGGAAGAGCCCAAAAAGGAAGCCACTGCCAAAGATGCTCCcaagaaagaagaaaagccGAAGGATGCACCCAAGGCAGAGGCCAAAAAGGGCTATGCTCCGAAATCCAAAGACCCTCCTCCAAAAGGAAAGGGGGAATCTCCCAAAGACAAGAAGTAA